GCAGACGCCGACCGCAGTGCGGACGGCTGTCCCCGCCTTTGCCGGCAACCATCAGGTCAAGCCGCTCAGGTTCGATCCCGCCCGGCTCGACGGCCTCTCCGAAAGGCTGATCACATCGCACCACGAGAACAATTATGCCGGCTCGGTCAAGGCTCTGAACATGATCGAGACACGGCTTGCCGCCGCGCTCGCCGACCCGGACCTGCCGCCGGTGGTCTATGGCGGCCTCAAGCGCGAGGAGCTGCACCGCACCGGCTCGGTCGTGCTCCATGAGGTCTATTTCGACGGGCTGGGCGGCAACGGTCAAGCAGCCGGCTCGGTCCGCGACGCGCTGGGCGCGGCGTTCGGCTCGTTCGACCGCTGGGAGGCCGACTTTCGCCGCACCGGCATGAGCCTTGCCGGCGGATCGGGTTGGTGCGTACTCGTCTACAATCTCCACACCCGCTCGCTGCATAACCATTGGGCGTGGGATCATATGCACGGCGCGATTGCCGGCGTGCCGCTGCTCGCGCTCGATATGTACGAGCACAGTTTCCACATGGATTACGGAACCGCCGCCGCCAAATACGTCGACGCCTTCTTCCGCAACATCGACTGGGAAGTGGCCGACCGGCGCTATGCCGCGGCCTTGCGCGGCGGCGGCTGAACCCGTCCGCCGAGGGTTAATACCCACTTCTGTGCGACACCTGAGTTGGCGACCACAAAGGGGGCAAGTCCGATGGGAGATGCAACAGTGACATCCGGCCCGAACATCGCTCTTCTTTGGCGCGGGCAAGCAGCCGAGTGGACGCATCGCTTTCATGAAGCTCGACAGTGGCCGATAGTTGAAGCGTTGCGCTCGCTCGGTGCGACCGCGAGGCCTGTACTGTACAGGGACGAGGCGGTTCGCGCTATTCGTGACGAGTTGCTGTCGTTCGACGCGGTGCTGGTCTGGGTGAAT
This genomic interval from Sphingopyxis macrogoltabida contains the following:
- a CDS encoding superoxide dismutase gives rise to the protein MTMNEASAQTPTAVRTAVPAFAGNHQVKPLRFDPARLDGLSERLITSHHENNYAGSVKALNMIETRLAAALADPDLPPVVYGGLKREELHRTGSVVLHEVYFDGLGGNGQAAGSVRDALGAAFGSFDRWEADFRRTGMSLAGGSGWCVLVYNLHTRSLHNHWAWDHMHGAIAGVPLLALDMYEHSFHMDYGTAAAKYVDAFFRNIDWEVADRRYAAALRGGG